Within Magnetococcales bacterium, the genomic segment GAGCAGCCACGGCGGCCTGTTCCGTGGCGTTGGCGATCTTGGGCGGGTCGTTCACCGCCGAAAAGATCGGCTTGTGGGTCAGCCACCAGGCCAAACGACCCTTCTTGCCGAAGGATTGATCCACTGCCGTCAACGTTTGCCGCAAAGCCTCGGCTTGGGCGGCGTTGGCCTTGCCCTCCGCAAGACTGGCCGAATCGGTGGTCACGATGGAAAAGCCATGGCCGAAGTCGAGACGGTGCGCCGGAGTGACGGTCTCCTGTGAACCCTGACACCGGGGCAAACTCTTGTCGCCCAACAAAGTGGAGGAGGGGTCCAGAAAAAGAAACCAGCCGGGGCCGTTGTCCCCGAAACTGCGGCACAACTCGTGATTGCCCCGCGCCGCCACCCAGGGCCCCACCGCGAAAAGATTGGGGGAGGTGGTCTTGGTACCGTCACCGTGGGCAATCGGCAGAAAAAGATCCTTCTTCCAGTTCTGCCAGACGCGGCTCTTGTCGTCATCCTCGCCCTTCTTCCGGTATTTGTAATCACCCATGTGGACAAGAATGGTGGGCACGCGGTCTTCCACCAGTTTGGCGATATCCCGAGGGATGGTTTCCGCAAATGGCCAGGAGGCGTCCTCGCAGGTTTGTGTCCCCTTCTTGTCGCGACAGCCCGTGTCCCCCAGCAGAATGGCGCGTTGCGGTGTCTTGACCGCCGTGGGCAGGGTCACTTCGTAGGAATATTTGCCCAGCGTGACCTTCCAGGTTTCCCCCTGGGGCCGGTAGGTGTCGGCAAAGTCGACGAGCGCCTCGCAGACCACCACGGGCAGACTCTCCGGGTCGGGGTTGTCGCGTTGCACGATCTTGCCGTGAACCGGTTTGGCTCCGCTGGGGCCGCGCAGTTCCAGTTTGTTGCAGAGATCCTTTTTCAGATCCTTCTTGTCTTTCGGTTCCAGGA encodes:
- a CDS encoding metallophosphoesterase, whose protein sequence is MNLKILSLTALTLLPLPGHAEELNTLFGYALLVEKGTSLQGDTQVLARFILEPKDKKDLKKDLCNKLELRGPSGAKPVHGKIVQRDNPDPESLPVVVCEALVDFADTYRPQGETWKVTLGKYSYEVTLPTAVKTPQRAILLGDTGCRDKKGTQTCEDASWPFAETIPRDIAKLVEDRVPTILVHMGDYKYRKKGEDDDKSRVWQNWKKDLFLPIAHGDGTKTTSPNLFAVGPWVAARGNHELCRSFGDNGPGWFLFLDPSSTLLGDKSLPRCQGSQETVTPAHRLDFGHGFSIVTTDSASLAEGKANAAQAEALRQTLTAVDQSFGKKGRLAWWLTHKPIFSAVNDPPKIANATEQAAVAALPGKTPPGNIKLMVGGHKHFHQSVEAPGMPPQLVIGNGGVAINCQGFNSDKNPLNAAIRTTSTYGFVEARLQSKEKAVTGWSLNVHAYPGTSGWGQPEVVQRCTYPATGPACTVLKPEFFPVAKCASGDEED